In one window of Posidoniimonas corsicana DNA:
- a CDS encoding acyl carrier protein — protein sequence MNETDRSVGAATAAFDRDLAVPAGRTKGATPIGCAVCGAEHQIKLAAAGPDAPCPACGCLLREGSQQAERLCHRLSEAFGVGPEEVAPDTLISDVADDSLARVELVMELEDELEQQGADTRLSTEEVEQIRTVGDALRLLIEKQRPAGD from the coding sequence ATGAACGAAACGGATCGATCCGTCGGGGCGGCCACGGCCGCGTTCGACCGGGACCTCGCCGTGCCAGCCGGCCGCACCAAGGGTGCGACGCCGATTGGCTGCGCGGTGTGTGGAGCGGAGCACCAGATCAAACTCGCGGCCGCCGGCCCCGACGCCCCCTGCCCCGCCTGCGGCTGCCTGCTGCGGGAGGGATCGCAGCAGGCCGAGCGGCTGTGCCACCGCCTGTCCGAGGCGTTCGGCGTCGGACCGGAAGAGGTCGCGCCGGACACCCTGATCAGCGACGTGGCCGACGACTCGCTCGCCCGCGTGGAGCTGGTGATGGAGCTGGAGGACGAGCTCGAGCAGCAGGGGGCCGACACGCGGCTGTCCACCGAGGAGGTCGAGCAGATCCGCACCGTGGGTGACGCCCTGCGGCTGCTGATCGAGAAGCAGCGGCCGGCGGGGGATTGA
- the dgt gene encoding dGTP triphosphohydrolase → MILESDPLAPYAMHPEDSAGRVHPEPPHRYRSPYQRDRDRIVHSSAFRRLSHKTQVFTGEMGDYHRSRLTHTMEVASLARTMARALRVNEDLVEALALAHDIGHPPFGHAGEDLLDERLGGAEGGHGGFNHNAQALRLFELLEVRYVEFPGLNLTLEVLEGQRRRADKTPDGSLRSPTIEAQIVDAADSIAYDAHDADDALELGLLELGELRELALWDEAARRVEDRYASLTPLELRRATIHELLDWQVSDLLGVAQQRLEELDLPSADAARSAPIVATVSRGVAGKKRELERFLFDRVYRHPLVLSHRMEATAALGELFDRCVADPGRIPEHYRQSNPGDEPRAAADYLSGITDRYALEAFRSL, encoded by the coding sequence ATGATCCTCGAGTCCGACCCGCTGGCGCCCTACGCGATGCACCCGGAGGATTCGGCCGGACGCGTACACCCGGAGCCGCCGCACCGCTACCGCTCTCCCTACCAGCGCGACCGCGACCGGATTGTGCACAGCTCGGCGTTCCGCCGGCTGAGCCACAAGACGCAGGTGTTCACCGGCGAGATGGGCGACTACCACCGCTCGCGCCTGACGCACACGATGGAGGTGGCGTCGCTCGCGCGGACCATGGCCCGGGCGCTTCGCGTCAACGAGGACCTGGTCGAGGCGCTCGCCCTGGCGCACGACATCGGCCACCCGCCGTTCGGCCACGCCGGCGAGGACCTGCTGGACGAGCGGCTCGGCGGCGCGGAAGGCGGGCACGGCGGCTTCAACCACAACGCGCAGGCGCTGCGGCTGTTCGAGCTGCTCGAGGTGCGGTACGTGGAGTTCCCCGGGCTGAATTTGACGCTCGAGGTGCTGGAGGGCCAGCGCCGCCGCGCCGACAAGACGCCCGACGGCAGCCTGCGGAGCCCGACCATCGAGGCGCAGATTGTCGACGCCGCAGACAGCATCGCCTACGACGCGCACGACGCCGACGACGCGCTGGAGCTCGGCCTGCTGGAGCTGGGCGAGCTGCGCGAGCTGGCGCTGTGGGACGAGGCGGCCCGGCGGGTGGAGGACCGGTACGCCAGCCTCACGCCGCTGGAGCTGCGCCGCGCGACCATCCACGAGCTGCTGGACTGGCAGGTGAGCGACCTGCTGGGCGTCGCGCAGCAGCGCCTGGAGGAGCTCGACCTGCCGAGCGCCGACGCGGCCCGGTCGGCGCCCATCGTGGCGACCGTGTCGCGCGGGGTGGCCGGCAAGAAGCGGGAGCTGGAACGGTTCCTGTTCGACCGCGTGTACCGGCACCCGCTGGTGCTCTCGCACCGCATGGAGGCGACCGCGGCGCTCGGCGAGCTGTTCGACCGCTGCGTGGCCGACCCGGGGCGGATCCCGGAGCACTACCGCCAGTCGAACCCGGGCGACGAGCCCCGCGCGGCGGCTGACTATCTTTCCGGCATTACCGATCGTTACGCTTTAGAGGCGTTCCGGTCGCTGTAG